From Sphingomonas hengshuiensis, one genomic window encodes:
- a CDS encoding DUF3800 domain-containing protein has translation MSEFSDYIVFADESGDHGLISIDPQFPVFALVFCVFEKTDYINEIEPSFRRLKFKYFGHDAAVLHEREIRKQEPPFAFLRQDVALRDGFMTDLTKIMVGARFHAYCAVIDKLKHKARYSDPWNPYEIAMQFCMEKLSNRLVADGQRGRRTHVLFEARGREEDRQLELEFRRVASNDKRWGWRAVDFMRTPLEPLFVPKAANMAGHQLSDLIARPLALRALRPDQPNRAFDIVAKRIHHFKVFP, from the coding sequence ATGTCGGAGTTCAGTGACTACATTGTCTTTGCCGATGAGAGCGGCGACCATGGGTTGATTTCGATTGACCCGCAATTTCCAGTGTTCGCGCTTGTATTCTGTGTGTTTGAGAAGACCGATTATATCAATGAAATAGAGCCGTCATTTCGCCGTCTCAAGTTCAAGTATTTTGGGCATGATGCCGCCGTACTTCACGAGCGGGAAATCCGTAAACAGGAGCCGCCCTTCGCATTCTTGAGGCAAGACGTCGCGCTGCGGGACGGCTTTATGACGGATCTCACCAAGATCATGGTGGGGGCGCGCTTTCACGCTTATTGCGCCGTTATAGATAAGCTGAAGCACAAAGCCCGCTATAGCGATCCTTGGAATCCGTATGAGATTGCGATGCAGTTCTGCATGGAGAAACTCAGCAATAGGTTGGTAGCCGATGGACAGCGTGGCCGGCGTACCCATGTATTGTTTGAGGCGCGGGGACGCGAGGAAGATCGGCAGCTCGAACTGGAATTTCGAAGGGTCGCGTCCAACGACAAGCGATGGGGTTGGCGCGCCGTCGACTTCATGCGAACTCCGTTGGAACCGCTTTTTGTACCCAAAGCGGCGAACATGGCGGGACACCAACTCAGCGACCTGATTGCCCGCCCTCTTGCGCTGCGGGCATTAAGGCCCGACCAGCCAAACCGTGCGTTCGACATCGTTGCCAAGCGCATCCACCATTTCAAGGTCTTTCCCTGA